One window of Trinickia caryophylli genomic DNA carries:
- a CDS encoding aspartate aminotransferase family protein translates to MNHRFEQPNDSSGTRTTAEYRALDAAHHLHPFSDMGALNRVGSRVIVKAQGVYLWDSEGNQIIDGMAGLWCVNVGYGRKELAEVAYRQMLELPYYNTFFKTTHPPVIELSALLAELTPAPFKHFFYCNSGSEGNDTVLRVVYRYWATQGRPGKKYVISRKNGYHGSTIAGATLGGMDYMHEQMPSKVEHIVHIDQPYFFGEAEGNLTPEEFGLARARQLEAKILELGPENVAAFIGEPFQGAGGVIFPPSTYWPEIQRICRQYDVLLVADEVIGGFGRTGEWFAHQHFGIEPDVMTLAKGLTSGYVPMGAVALHERVAQPIVENGEFNHGLTYSGHPVAAAVAVANLKLLRDGHIVQRVKEDTGPYFQALLREALGRHPIVGEIAGTGLVAGIQLARDPATRTRFANGDEVGTLCRDFCFNGNLVMRATGDRMLLSPPLVITRQEIDELVSKAKKAIDATAQQLGLS, encoded by the coding sequence ATGAACCATCGATTCGAACAGCCGAACGACAGCTCGGGCACCCGCACGACGGCCGAGTACCGGGCACTCGACGCGGCGCATCACCTGCACCCGTTCTCGGACATGGGAGCGCTCAACCGCGTCGGCAGCCGCGTGATCGTGAAGGCGCAGGGCGTCTACCTCTGGGATTCCGAAGGCAACCAGATCATCGACGGCATGGCGGGGCTCTGGTGCGTGAACGTGGGCTATGGGCGCAAGGAGCTGGCGGAAGTCGCCTATCGCCAGATGCTCGAACTGCCGTACTACAACACGTTCTTCAAGACGACGCACCCGCCCGTCATCGAGCTTTCGGCACTGCTGGCCGAGCTGACGCCGGCTCCGTTCAAGCACTTCTTTTACTGCAACAGCGGCTCGGAAGGCAACGATACGGTACTGCGCGTCGTCTATCGCTATTGGGCCACGCAGGGCCGCCCGGGCAAGAAATACGTGATCTCGCGCAAGAACGGCTACCACGGCTCCACGATAGCGGGCGCCACCTTGGGCGGCATGGATTACATGCACGAGCAGATGCCTTCGAAAGTCGAGCACATCGTGCATATCGATCAGCCCTATTTCTTCGGCGAAGCGGAAGGCAACCTCACGCCGGAGGAATTCGGGCTCGCCCGCGCACGGCAACTCGAGGCGAAGATCCTCGAGCTCGGGCCCGAGAACGTGGCCGCATTCATCGGCGAACCGTTCCAGGGCGCGGGCGGCGTCATTTTCCCCCCCTCCACCTACTGGCCGGAAATCCAGCGCATCTGCCGCCAGTACGACGTCCTGCTCGTGGCTGACGAAGTCATCGGCGGCTTCGGGCGCACGGGCGAATGGTTCGCACATCAGCACTTCGGTATCGAACCCGACGTGATGACGCTCGCCAAGGGCCTGACGAGCGGCTATGTGCCGATGGGCGCCGTCGCGCTGCACGAGCGCGTGGCACAGCCGATCGTCGAGAACGGCGAATTCAATCATGGCCTCACCTATTCGGGCCATCCCGTGGCGGCCGCCGTGGCCGTCGCGAACCTCAAGCTGCTGCGCGACGGCCACATCGTCCAGCGCGTGAAAGAAGATACGGGCCCTTACTTCCAGGCGCTGCTGCGCGAGGCGCTCGGCCGGCATCCGATCGTCGGCGAAATCGCGGGCACGGGGCTCGTCGCCGGCATCCAGCTCGCGCGCGATCCCGCCACGCGCACCCGTTTCGCCAATGGCGACGAGGTCGGCACACTGTGCCGCGACTTCTGCTTCAACGGCAACCTCGTCATGCGCGCAACAGGCGACCGGATGCTGCTTTCGCCGCCGCTCGTCATTACGCGGCAGGAAATCGATGAACTCGTGTCGAAGGCCAAAAAGGCCATCGACGCCACGGCACAGCAATTGGGGCTTTCGTAA
- a CDS encoding LysR family transcriptional regulator, which translates to MNFVRSLTLRQLQIFIVASRHASFARAAEELHLTQPAISMQIRQLEDAIGMPLFERVARKLTLTEAGERLTHHASRILGEIKDAEDAMMSLQLADSGSIAVGIVSSATYFAPKLLALYSRQYPKVDVHFSVGNRESLLRLLQDNAIDLALMGRPPAELDTTVEPLAYHPQVVIAPSDHPLVGASRFDLQELRGDTFLLREPGSGTRMAAEEMFRQHLFTPAKIVTLGSNETIKQAVIAGMGVSLISLHTLQLELRTSELAILDVNGTPIERTWQVVHMRTKQLSPTCTLFRRFLLEHTAPYLEREYGGYVPHKLRPRVEEA; encoded by the coding sequence GTGAATTTCGTGCGCTCGCTGACCTTGCGGCAGCTGCAGATCTTTATCGTGGCGAGCCGGCATGCGAGCTTTGCACGCGCGGCCGAAGAACTGCATTTGACGCAGCCCGCCATTTCGATGCAAATCCGTCAGCTCGAGGATGCGATCGGCATGCCGCTCTTCGAGCGCGTGGCGCGCAAGCTCACGCTGACCGAGGCGGGCGAGCGGCTCACGCACCACGCAAGCCGCATCCTCGGCGAAATCAAGGATGCCGAAGATGCGATGATGTCGCTGCAATTGGCCGATAGCGGCTCCATTGCCGTCGGCATCGTCAGCTCGGCCACTTACTTCGCGCCGAAGCTGCTCGCGCTTTATTCTCGGCAGTATCCCAAGGTCGACGTGCACTTTTCGGTCGGCAATCGCGAGTCGCTGCTGCGGCTGCTGCAGGACAATGCGATCGACCTGGCGCTGATGGGACGGCCGCCAGCCGAGCTCGATACGACCGTCGAGCCGCTCGCCTACCATCCGCAGGTCGTCATCGCGCCGAGCGATCATCCGCTCGTGGGCGCGAGCCGCTTCGATCTGCAGGAGCTGCGCGGCGACACGTTCTTGCTGCGCGAGCCGGGTTCAGGCACGCGCATGGCCGCCGAGGAGATGTTCCGGCAGCATCTTTTCACGCCCGCGAAAATCGTGACGCTCGGCAGCAACGAAACGATCAAGCAGGCCGTGATCGCGGGCATGGGCGTGAGCCTCATTTCACTGCACACGCTGCAGCTCGAACTGCGCACGAGCGAGCTCGCGATTCTCGACGTCAACGGTACGCCCATCGAGCGAACCTGGCAGGTCGTGCACATGCGTACGAAGCAGCTTTCCCCCACGTGCACGCTCTTTCGACGCTTCCTGCTCGAGCACACAGCGCCTTACCTCGAGCGGGAATACGGAGGCTACGTGCCGCACAAGCTGCGCCCGCGCGTCGAAGAAGCCTGA
- a CDS encoding NAD(P)/FAD-dependent oxidoreductase translates to MKARSEQRGTLDRQADALARASYYEASVGRAPQDDPTLDGAHEADVCVIGAGFAGLSVALECRARGLSVAVLEAHRPGWGASGRNGGQMLAGFAKDEIIERQLGASGARALWALSLDGVALVRERIARYGIACDFMPGYVTVATKPKRVDELRGWMEAAVSRWGHPGLDWLDEDAIRARIASSRYLAGTHDSLSGHLHPLKYCLGLADAARREGAMLFARSPVREVVRGQRPVVRAATGEVRCRYVVACGNATLEHVLPRAVAARIAPVASYIVATAPLGRARADALIAGRPAICDNNVFLDYFRLSADDRLLFGGRASSATGAPEALAESIRARMLAVFPQLSDVSIDYGWGGFVDVTRNRAPDFGMIDGNYFYAQGFSGHGVALTGIAGRVIAEAIAGERGAFERFASLRHRRFPYPLSLRRTAVALGMLYYGARELW, encoded by the coding sequence ATGAAAGCAAGATCCGAACAGCGCGGAACGCTCGATCGCCAAGCCGACGCGCTCGCCCGCGCGTCCTACTACGAAGCGAGCGTCGGCCGTGCCCCCCAGGACGATCCCACACTGGATGGCGCGCACGAAGCCGACGTCTGCGTGATCGGTGCCGGATTCGCCGGCCTGTCCGTCGCGCTCGAGTGTCGCGCGCGCGGCTTGAGCGTGGCCGTGCTCGAAGCGCATCGGCCCGGCTGGGGTGCTTCGGGGCGCAACGGCGGGCAGATGCTGGCAGGCTTCGCCAAGGACGAGATCATCGAAAGACAGCTCGGAGCCAGCGGCGCGCGCGCCCTATGGGCGCTATCGCTCGACGGCGTGGCCCTCGTGCGCGAGCGTATCGCGCGCTACGGCATCGCCTGCGACTTCATGCCTGGCTACGTGACGGTTGCAACGAAGCCGAAGCGAGTCGACGAACTGCGCGGTTGGATGGAAGCGGCAGTGAGCCGTTGGGGCCACCCCGGCCTGGATTGGCTCGACGAGGACGCGATTCGCGCGCGCATCGCCTCCTCGCGGTACCTCGCAGGCACCCACGATTCGCTTTCCGGCCATTTGCATCCGCTGAAGTACTGCCTCGGTCTTGCCGATGCCGCGCGCCGCGAGGGTGCGATGCTGTTTGCGCGCTCCCCCGTGCGCGAAGTCGTACGCGGGCAGCGGCCGGTCGTGAGGGCCGCCACGGGTGAGGTGCGTTGCCGCTATGTCGTTGCCTGCGGCAACGCGACGCTCGAGCATGTGCTGCCGCGCGCCGTGGCCGCGCGCATCGCCCCCGTGGCTTCGTACATCGTGGCGACGGCGCCGCTCGGCCGCGCACGGGCCGATGCGCTGATCGCGGGGCGGCCAGCTATCTGCGACAACAACGTATTCCTCGACTATTTCCGGCTTTCGGCCGACGACCGCCTGCTCTTCGGCGGACGCGCGAGTTCCGCCACGGGCGCACCGGAGGCGCTGGCGGAATCGATACGGGCGCGCATGCTGGCCGTGTTTCCGCAACTGTCCGACGTGTCGATCGACTACGGCTGGGGCGGTTTCGTGGACGTCACGCGTAATCGCGCGCCCGATTTCGGCATGATCGACGGCAACTACTTCTACGCTCAGGGATTCAGTGGGCATGGCGTGGCGCTGACCGGCATCGCGGGCCGCGTGATCGCCGAGGCGATCGCCGGCGAACGCGGGGCATTCGAGCGCTTCGCCTCGTTGCGGCATCGACGCTTCCCCTACCCGCTGTCCCTGCGCCGCACGGCCGTCGCCTTAGGCATGCTTTACTACGGTGCGCGCGAACTGTGGTGA
- a CDS encoding DUF3138 family protein encodes MKLKLISLLVAGTLPGVALADATSEQIKALQAQLNALQKEVRALRAQVAATQPAAGAAAAAGPNAKAGVTAHSAATQAAATGASASSTASVDASSPEYGKAPAQLSNDEVTSMKQQIANQQMKVDALTDAANTGPLAGLSVTGYIDPTYVFNRAQRTSSFLFANHESSYNYFNSTFGDIYLDIKKTFGVGPMAPSAEITLMPNRGNGITLLQNEHGQIGNNILNTAVVNVPLTTSTTLVAGLIPSFGGYEVQQSNQMLTLTHNLLYDFSDPGSYIGVGANYTKGNWAWKFFLGNEQYRTYGAVTQTGTNANGDPITSSNKIPTFTARADYTWSSALDIGGSFNIGRQTLASGTTTDASGNTVPVYGVGGQASSGYGTFFFAELDATYMLADVQYNAELDYGQQKNAAFNGGTAQWYGLSLLGHRKFNLPLLGRMGATLRYDLLVNSKNGGGGGGIALNSNGMDPYNGFGIGADCLANSKAGGGLGFECKGANRQDVALDLLFYPTQQITVKVEYRHDWANQKVFLRNDGSYSKSNDLLATQFIYSF; translated from the coding sequence ATGAAACTGAAGCTCATAAGTTTGCTCGTGGCCGGCACGCTGCCCGGCGTCGCTCTCGCCGACGCCACGAGCGAGCAGATCAAGGCGCTGCAGGCACAGTTGAACGCTCTGCAAAAAGAAGTTCGCGCCTTGCGCGCCCAAGTGGCGGCCACGCAGCCAGCCGCGGGGGCGGCTGCCGCCGCGGGACCGAATGCGAAGGCTGGCGTCACGGCGCACTCGGCAGCCACGCAGGCCGCGGCGACCGGCGCCTCGGCCTCGAGCACCGCGAGTGTCGACGCGAGCTCGCCCGAATACGGCAAGGCGCCCGCGCAACTGAGCAACGACGAGGTTACGTCGATGAAACAGCAGATCGCCAATCAGCAGATGAAGGTCGACGCGCTCACGGATGCAGCCAATACGGGGCCGCTCGCGGGGCTGTCGGTCACGGGCTATATCGATCCGACCTACGTCTTCAATCGGGCGCAGCGCACGTCGTCGTTCCTCTTCGCCAACCACGAGAGCAGTTACAACTATTTCAACAGCACGTTCGGCGACATCTACCTCGACATCAAGAAGACGTTCGGCGTGGGGCCGATGGCGCCCTCGGCCGAAATCACGCTGATGCCGAATCGCGGCAACGGGATTACGCTGCTGCAAAACGAGCATGGCCAGATCGGCAACAACATCCTCAATACGGCCGTCGTCAACGTGCCGCTAACGACTTCGACGACACTCGTCGCCGGTCTGATTCCGAGCTTCGGCGGCTACGAGGTCCAGCAGTCGAACCAGATGCTCACGCTCACGCACAACCTCCTTTACGACTTCTCGGACCCGGGCAGCTACATCGGTGTCGGGGCGAACTATACGAAGGGCAACTGGGCGTGGAAGTTCTTCCTCGGCAACGAGCAGTACCGCACTTACGGGGCGGTGACGCAGACGGGCACGAACGCCAACGGCGACCCGATCACGAGCAGCAACAAGATTCCGACGTTTACGGCGCGCGCCGATTACACGTGGTCGAGCGCGCTCGATATCGGCGGATCGTTCAATATCGGCCGCCAGACGCTCGCCTCGGGAACGACCACCGACGCGAGCGGCAACACGGTGCCGGTATATGGCGTGGGCGGCCAGGCGTCGAGCGGCTACGGCACGTTCTTCTTCGCCGAACTCGATGCCACCTATATGCTGGCCGATGTGCAGTACAACGCCGAACTCGACTACGGCCAGCAGAAAAACGCCGCATTCAACGGCGGGACCGCGCAGTGGTATGGGCTTTCGCTGCTCGGCCACCGCAAGTTCAACCTGCCGCTGCTCGGCCGCATGGGCGCGACGCTGCGCTACGACCTGCTCGTCAACAGCAAGAACGGCGGCGGCGGCGGCGGCATCGCACTGAACTCGAATGGCATGGACCCGTACAACGGCTTCGGAATCGGCGCCGACTGCCTCGCCAACTCGAAGGCCGGCGGCGGGCTCGGCTTCGAATGCAAGGGCGCCAACCGTCAGGACGTCGCGCTCGACCTGCTCTTCTATCCGACCCAGCAGATCACGGTGAAGGTCGAGTATCGTCACGACTGGGCCAACCAGAAGGTGTTCCTGCGCAACGACGGGTCGTATAGCAAGTCGAACGACCTGCTCGCCACGCAGTTCATCTACTCGTTCTGA
- a CDS encoding ABC transporter permease subunit, whose translation MKRNPLFAACVLTLGFLFLYLPIASLVVFSFNESKLVTVWTGFSLKWYGALLTDDELVHAAWLSLKIGFLTACASVVIGTWAGFVLAQFGRFRGFAFFAGMINAPLVIPEVIQGISLLLLFVALEQTIGWPKGRGMLTIWIGHVMLCVSYVAIIVQSRVKELDKSLEEAALDLGATPLTVFFVITLPLISQALLSGWLLSFTLSIDDLVLSAFLSGPGSTTLPLVVFSRVRLGLNPEMNALATLFIAAVTVGVVAVNYGINARERKRRREMRDAFRSAAPPHARASVPDGAAQAPADQPLDTARA comes from the coding sequence ATGAAACGCAACCCGCTCTTCGCCGCATGCGTGCTCACGCTCGGATTCCTGTTTCTTTATCTGCCGATCGCGAGCCTCGTCGTCTTTTCGTTCAACGAATCGAAGCTCGTCACCGTCTGGACCGGCTTTTCGCTGAAGTGGTACGGCGCGCTTCTGACCGATGACGAGCTCGTTCACGCCGCGTGGCTCTCGCTGAAGATCGGTTTCCTCACGGCCTGCGCCTCCGTGGTGATCGGTACCTGGGCCGGCTTCGTGCTTGCGCAATTCGGGCGGTTTCGCGGTTTCGCCTTCTTTGCCGGCATGATCAACGCGCCGCTCGTGATTCCCGAGGTGATTCAAGGCATTTCGCTGCTGCTGCTCTTCGTCGCGCTCGAGCAGACGATCGGCTGGCCGAAAGGCCGCGGGATGCTCACGATCTGGATCGGCCACGTGATGCTGTGCGTGTCCTACGTCGCCATCATCGTGCAATCGCGCGTAAAGGAACTCGACAAATCGCTCGAGGAAGCCGCGCTCGATCTCGGCGCGACACCGCTCACCGTATTTTTCGTCATCACGCTGCCGCTGATCTCGCAGGCGTTGCTCTCGGGTTGGCTGCTGTCGTTCACGCTGTCGATCGACGATCTCGTGCTCTCGGCATTCCTCTCGGGGCCGGGCTCCACCACATTGCCGCTCGTCGTCTTCTCGCGCGTGCGCCTGGGCCTCAATCCCGAGATGAATGCGCTCGCCACGCTCTTCATTGCGGCCGTTACCGTCGGCGTCGTGGCCGTGAACTACGGCATCAACGCACGCGAGCGAAAGCGCCGGCGCGAAATGCGGGACGCCTTTCGCAGTGCCGCGCCACCGCACGCCCGCGCGAGCGTGCCTGATGGCGCGGCGCAAGCCCCCGCGGACCAACCGCTCGACACCGCCCGCGCCTGA
- a CDS encoding ABC transporter permease subunit translates to MKTSSLLSHTPLARWLPRGRTVVIGVPFAWLAVFFALPFALVLKISFADLRMSIPPYTPLVTLQDGALHFMLQLGHYAYLLKDDLYVSTYLSSLEMAFVSTLACLAIGYPIAYHIARSNPATRNLLMMGVMLPFWTSFLIRVYAWIGILKDDGLLNHALEALGLVHTPLKLYHSDIGVYIGMVYSYLPFMVMPLYAHLVKMDTTLLEAAYDLGATPWTTFVRITLPLSKSGIIAGSLLVFIPAVGEYVIPELLGGADTLMIGRVMWDEFFNDMDWPMASAVTVAMVLVLLVPMAVFQHYQVKELEGRRS, encoded by the coding sequence ATGAAAACATCCTCCCTCCTTTCCCACACGCCGCTCGCGCGCTGGCTGCCGCGCGGGCGTACCGTCGTCATCGGCGTGCCGTTCGCATGGCTCGCGGTATTTTTCGCGCTGCCATTCGCGCTCGTGCTGAAAATCAGCTTCGCCGACCTGCGCATGAGCATTCCGCCGTATACGCCGCTCGTCACGCTGCAAGACGGCGCCCTGCACTTCATGCTACAGCTCGGTCACTACGCGTACCTGCTGAAAGACGACCTCTACGTCTCGACCTACCTGAGCTCGCTCGAGATGGCCTTCGTCTCCACGCTCGCCTGCCTTGCGATCGGTTATCCGATCGCGTATCACATCGCACGATCGAACCCCGCCACACGCAACCTGCTGATGATGGGCGTGATGCTGCCGTTCTGGACGTCGTTTCTGATTCGCGTCTATGCGTGGATCGGCATTCTCAAGGACGACGGGCTGCTCAATCACGCACTCGAAGCCCTGGGTCTCGTCCATACGCCGCTGAAGCTCTATCACAGCGATATCGGCGTCTATATCGGCATGGTCTACTCCTACCTGCCTTTCATGGTCATGCCGCTCTATGCACATCTCGTGAAGATGGACACGACGCTGCTCGAGGCGGCGTACGACCTCGGCGCGACGCCGTGGACCACATTCGTGCGCATTACGTTGCCGCTATCCAAGAGCGGCATCATCGCGGGCAGCCTGCTCGTGTTCATCCCGGCCGTGGGCGAATACGTCATTCCGGAGCTGCTCGGCGGTGCCGATACGCTGATGATCGGGCGTGTGATGTGGGACGAGTTCTTCAACGACATGGACTGGCCGATGGCCTCCGCGGTCACGGTCGCGATGGTGCTCGTGCTGCTCGTGCCGATGGCCGTCTTTCAGCACTACCAGGTGAAGGAACTGGAGGGCCGGCGATCATGA
- a CDS encoding NAD(P)/FAD-dependent oxidoreductase, with protein MQRFSNQPHAPSYYAATVNDSTRHPPLEGALDADVCVIGAGLTGLSTALELAERGLSVVVLEASKVGWAASGRNGGQLIGGFACDIDTFGDYLSPDDVKRIWAMGQETLSLVKARIDKHAIACDYTPGYITVANKPRHADALRRWRDEASARFGHERYEYLEADSLSRFVQSFRYLGGLFDPDSGHLHPLNYTLGLARAACAAGVRIFEDSCVSSLGRAGGWHLAATARGSVRASYLVLACNAYLGKLAPALSRKIMPVGTYVVATEPLGTARARALMPARAAVCDSRFVLDYFRPSADGRLLWGGKVSYSTLAPRNLAQAMRRDMLETFPQLDDVRIEYAWGGFVDITMNRAPHFGRIEPSIYFAQGFSGHGVNTTALAGRLIAEAIGAQAERLDLFARIAHRDFPGGAWLRTPALVLAMAWYRLKDWL; from the coding sequence ATGCAGCGATTTTCCAACCAGCCGCACGCGCCGTCGTATTACGCGGCGACCGTCAACGACAGCACGCGCCATCCGCCGCTCGAGGGCGCGCTCGATGCCGACGTCTGCGTGATCGGTGCCGGTCTCACCGGCTTGTCCACCGCGCTCGAGCTGGCCGAACGCGGCTTGTCCGTCGTCGTGCTCGAGGCGTCGAAGGTCGGCTGGGCCGCAAGCGGGCGCAACGGCGGGCAGTTGATCGGCGGCTTCGCCTGCGACATCGATACGTTCGGCGACTACCTGAGCCCCGACGACGTGAAGCGCATCTGGGCAATGGGCCAGGAAACGCTCTCGCTCGTCAAGGCTCGAATCGACAAGCACGCCATCGCATGCGACTACACGCCCGGTTACATCACCGTGGCAAACAAGCCGCGCCACGCCGACGCACTGCGCCGCTGGCGCGACGAGGCGTCCGCCCGCTTCGGCCACGAGCGCTACGAGTACCTGGAGGCCGACTCGCTGTCGCGCTTCGTGCAATCGTTTCGCTATCTCGGTGGGTTATTCGACCCCGACAGCGGCCACCTGCATCCCCTCAACTACACGCTCGGGCTCGCGCGGGCGGCCTGCGCCGCTGGCGTGCGAATCTTCGAGGACAGCTGCGTGAGCTCGCTCGGCCGCGCGGGCGGCTGGCATCTCGCCGCGACTGCGCGCGGCAGCGTGCGCGCGTCATATCTCGTGCTCGCCTGCAACGCCTACCTCGGCAAGCTCGCACCGGCGCTTTCGCGCAAGATCATGCCGGTGGGAACGTACGTGGTCGCCACCGAGCCGCTCGGCACCGCGCGCGCTCGAGCGTTGATGCCTGCGCGCGCGGCCGTCTGCGACAGCCGCTTCGTGCTCGACTACTTCCGGCCCTCGGCCGACGGCCGCCTCCTCTGGGGCGGCAAGGTCAGCTACTCGACGCTCGCGCCGCGCAATCTCGCACAGGCAATGCGGCGCGACATGCTCGAAACGTTCCCGCAGCTCGACGATGTACGGATCGAATACGCCTGGGGCGGCTTCGTCGATATCACGATGAACCGCGCGCCGCACTTCGGGCGGATCGAGCCGTCCATCTACTTCGCTCAGGGATTCTCGGGCCACGGCGTCAACACGACGGCGCTCGCCGGGCGCCTGATTGCCGAGGCGATCGGTGCGCAGGCGGAGCGCCTCGATTTGTTCGCCCGGATCGCCCACCGCGACTTTCCGGGCGGTGCCTGGTTGCGCACGCCCGCGCTCGTGCTCGCGATGGCGTGGTACCGGCTCAAGGACTGGCTTTAG
- a CDS encoding polyamine ABC transporter substrate-binding protein: MRVRQLRRAATGAALFTAAACLSALPVSVRAADAELNVYNWSDYIAKDTIANFEKQYGIHVKYDNYDSDDTLQAKLLAGSSGYDIVVPTSNYMAKQIQAGIYQKLDKAKMPNLANLDPALMKQIADADPGNQYGVPWAYGTDGIGYNVQAVKKALGDNAPVDSWALVFDPANISKLKHCGVSILDQAADVFPAALQYMGKDPNSTNPADYQAAYEMLKKIRPYVTQFNSSGYINDLANNDVCVVLGWSGDVGIARRRTTEAKRSYEIRFSNVKEGGLIWFDVMVIPKDAPHPEAAMKWINYIQDAKVNAAITNEVFYPTANKAARQFVTPAVAQDQTVYPSEDVIKKMTLMKPMPTEILRLENRLWAQLKTGH; the protein is encoded by the coding sequence ATGCGTGTTCGTCAACTTCGTCGTGCGGCCACGGGGGCCGCGCTTTTCACCGCGGCGGCCTGTCTTTCGGCGCTCCCGGTATCGGTCCGGGCGGCCGACGCCGAGCTCAACGTCTACAACTGGTCGGACTACATCGCCAAGGACACCATCGCGAACTTCGAAAAGCAGTATGGTATCCACGTCAAGTACGACAACTACGACAGCGACGACACGCTGCAGGCGAAGCTGCTCGCCGGGAGCTCCGGTTACGACATCGTCGTGCCGACCTCGAACTACATGGCCAAGCAGATTCAGGCCGGCATTTACCAGAAGCTCGACAAAGCGAAAATGCCGAATCTTGCCAATCTCGATCCGGCCTTGATGAAGCAGATCGCCGATGCGGACCCCGGCAATCAGTATGGCGTGCCCTGGGCATACGGCACCGATGGCATCGGCTATAACGTGCAGGCCGTCAAAAAAGCACTCGGCGACAATGCCCCTGTGGACAGTTGGGCACTGGTCTTCGACCCGGCGAACATATCGAAGCTGAAACACTGCGGGGTTTCCATCCTCGATCAAGCCGCCGACGTCTTCCCCGCCGCCCTGCAGTACATGGGCAAGGATCCCAACAGCACGAACCCGGCCGATTACCAGGCCGCCTACGAGATGCTGAAGAAAATCCGCCCCTACGTCACGCAATTCAACTCCTCCGGTTACATCAACGATCTCGCGAACAACGATGTCTGCGTCGTGCTCGGCTGGTCGGGCGACGTCGGTATCGCGCGCCGCCGCACGACGGAGGCCAAGCGCAGCTACGAGATCAGGTTTTCCAACGTGAAGGAAGGCGGGCTCATCTGGTTCGACGTGATGGTCATCCCAAAGGATGCGCCGCACCCGGAAGCCGCCATGAAGTGGATCAACTACATCCAGGACGCGAAGGTCAACGCCGCGATCACGAACGAGGTCTTCTATCCCACGGCCAACAAGGCGGCGCGCCAGTTCGTCACGCCCGCGGTGGCGCAGGATCAAACGGTATATCCGAGCGAAGACGTCATCAAAAAGATGACGTTGATGAAGCCGATGCCCACCGAAATCCTGCGCCTCGAGAACCGGCTTTGGGCGCAGTTGAAGACCGGCCATTGA